A section of the Candidatus Falkowbacteria bacterium genome encodes:
- a CDS encoding MoxR family ATPase — protein MADILKVRAKFDASGVLGWKFVDEDMRSTLVQVNHPPSGIKIENGDVWQVELVERRPGKGRQKIAIVQLVAKVQKLKKWESIAELSNFWIENLDLKTLLVWLNEGIDVLLIGPKGTGKTTLPFAIAQALGWQQPYKVDVYTMKKTTDLFGSNAAANGSSLFIRSGFYDYIERAMIAEREGLATQFLVVLDEINRVHAKTNESMHGLFDDTRQVTFPTAEGSNTIVLPGNIHFMGTMNMGDEYLGTHGVDAALKDRFAPMRVREMPKDYESQKLASEVGILESQALKIVEVARNLRTAERAGNLAFSPSYRGCRTVGYLLKHGVDLESAIIKGFLGWYEGEIGVNGTRDRKPRDANSEVAKAFSAMRKSIADLSI, from the coding sequence ATGGCTGATATCCTGAAAGTGAGAGCAAAATTTGATGCCAGTGGTGTCTTGGGTTGGAAATTCGTAGATGAAGATATGCGAAGTACCCTGGTTCAAGTGAACCATCCGCCAAGTGGAATCAAGATTGAAAATGGCGATGTCTGGCAGGTTGAACTGGTTGAAAGGCGGCCTGGTAAAGGGCGTCAAAAAATCGCTATTGTGCAATTGGTTGCCAAAGTGCAAAAGTTGAAGAAATGGGAAAGTATTGCTGAATTGAGCAATTTTTGGATCGAGAATCTCGACCTGAAAACTTTGTTGGTTTGGCTTAACGAAGGTATTGATGTTTTGCTGATTGGACCGAAAGGAACTGGCAAGACAACTTTACCTTTTGCCATTGCTCAGGCTTTGGGCTGGCAGCAACCGTATAAGGTTGATGTTTACACCATGAAAAAGACCACAGATCTGTTTGGCTCCAATGCGGCAGCCAATGGCTCAAGTCTTTTTATCCGTTCTGGCTTTTACGATTACATTGAACGCGCCATGATTGCGGAGAGAGAAGGTTTGGCAACGCAGTTTTTGGTAGTGCTGGATGAAATTAACCGAGTGCATGCCAAGACTAATGAGAGTATGCATGGCTTGTTCGATGACACTCGTCAGGTCACCTTTCCTACCGCGGAAGGTAGTAACACAATTGTGTTGCCAGGGAATATTCACTTTATGGGCACTATGAACATGGGTGATGAATATCTGGGGACACATGGTGTTGATGCGGCACTTAAGGATCGCTTTGCACCGATGCGGGTCAGGGAGATGCCTAAGGATTATGAGTCTCAAAAGCTGGCTTCTGAAGTCGGCATTTTGGAATCACAGGCTCTGAAAATTGTTGAAGTTGCACGTAATTTGCGAACTGCAGAGCGTGCTGGCAATTTGGCGTTTTCACCCAGTTATCGTGGTTGTCGAACAGTAGGCTACTTGCTCAAGCATGGTGTTGATTTGGAGTCCGCTATTATCAAGGGATTCCTGGGGTGGTATGAAGGTGAAATTGGTGTCAATGGCACAAGGGACCGAAAACCCAGAGATGCCAACAGTGAAGTAGCTAAAGCTTTTTCTGCAATGAGAAAAAGTATTGCTGATCTTTCAATATAG
- a CDS encoding reverse transcriptase-like protein, with product MPTEKKKKVNPLDEYTDFGTILVLSERLAQYLRLLFKLDKASWNFALDKIRQGKAYREWRKFKGRGKGYRYFAAPCAELKTVQRSIKAQFLDQIPIHFSRYGCQGGTGIVEHAAAHMGNKVAFGVDIINAYPTVLRSRIRKCLQKPFRFMLRQFGDVTWLEDDVKNMLEAVVDLLCLHDRLPQGPPTSPRILGIVCYKMDTAIFSYLHESSSPLQGFNMTSWFDDITVSSDKEIPEEMRAKILALIKEHGFIPHTRPDKTKYYSPETGEVPIVTGIVICPDGRLTMAPRKVNQLRAAFNNWLKIEVWDEHILGKVNGTLGAVRQLYPEKLPSKLRVLVGKIEDRLHAGKVAKSLQYLDNALLPSGLQDLAKQLSMVVIDGQGDVSSQLLGDNLLFVDGAARKSYQAGIGAVLIKDRTEVSTISQLIGKATSNQAEYQAIIVGLTAAKELGIAELDCFTDSMLVVNQLNGKFAVSKPHLRTLVAQVKALVKEIGTVRFHHVPRELNTSAHSLAHMALK from the coding sequence ATGCCAACGGAAAAGAAGAAAAAGGTCAATCCTCTGGACGAGTACACGGACTTTGGCACCATCCTGGTGTTGTCCGAGCGTTTGGCACAGTATTTGCGTCTGCTTTTTAAGCTGGATAAGGCTAGCTGGAACTTTGCTTTGGACAAGATTCGTCAGGGAAAGGCATACCGAGAGTGGCGTAAGTTCAAGGGTCGTGGCAAGGGTTATCGCTATTTTGCAGCGCCCTGTGCTGAGTTGAAGACTGTACAACGATCAATCAAGGCGCAGTTTTTGGATCAGATTCCGATCCATTTTTCTCGTTATGGTTGCCAGGGTGGAACTGGGATCGTGGAGCATGCGGCTGCGCACATGGGTAACAAGGTTGCGTTTGGCGTTGATATTATTAATGCTTATCCTACAGTTCTTCGCAGTCGAATTCGTAAGTGTTTGCAAAAACCATTTCGATTCATGCTCCGACAGTTTGGTGATGTTACTTGGTTGGAAGATGACGTGAAGAACATGCTGGAGGCAGTAGTTGATTTGCTTTGTTTGCATGATCGACTTCCGCAAGGCCCACCAACTTCACCGCGTATTCTGGGTATTGTGTGTTACAAAATGGACACAGCTATATTCAGTTATCTGCACGAAAGTTCAAGCCCTTTGCAGGGTTTTAACATGACTTCTTGGTTTGATGACATTACGGTATCTTCTGACAAAGAGATCCCAGAGGAAATGAGGGCCAAGATCCTTGCGCTAATCAAGGAGCATGGCTTTATTCCTCACACTCGGCCTGACAAAACTAAGTACTACAGTCCTGAAACCGGTGAAGTTCCGATTGTAACTGGGATCGTGATTTGTCCTGATGGTCGTTTGACCATGGCGCCGCGGAAAGTGAATCAGTTACGAGCTGCTTTTAACAACTGGCTCAAAATCGAAGTTTGGGATGAGCACATTCTGGGTAAGGTGAATGGCACATTGGGTGCGGTTCGTCAGTTGTATCCGGAGAAGCTACCATCCAAACTGCGCGTTCTGGTTGGCAAGATTGAAGATCGTTTGCATGCTGGCAAGGTTGCGAAGTCATTGCAATATTTGGACAACGCCTTGTTGCCGAGTGGTTTGCAGGATTTGGCAAAGCAGTTGAGCATGGTAGTGATTGACGGCCAAGGTGATGTTTCTTCTCAGTTGCTTGGTGACAATCTATTGTTTGTTGACGGTGCGGCCAGGAAGTCTTACCAGGCTGGTATCGGTGCAGTTTTGATTAAGGATCGAACTGAAGTATCAACTATTTCCCAGCTGATTGGGAAGGCGACAAGTAATCAGGCTGAATATCAAGCAATAATTGTTGGTTTGACGGCAGCTAAAGAACTTGGCATTGCTGAGTTGGACTGCTTTACCGACAGTATGCTGGTTGTGAATCAGCTTAACGGCAAGTTTGCAGTGAGTAAGCCTCATTTGCGAACCCTGGTTGCACAGGTGAAGGCACTTGTTAAGGAAATTGGTACAGTGCGTTTTCACCATGTGCCACGTGAATTGAATACCAGTGCTCACAGTTTGGCGCATATGGCATTGAAGTAG
- the secE gene encoding preprotein translocase subunit SecE, protein MDFKDNRMVKYLIEAKQELKKVTWPTKKETTKHTLIVIGLSLFVAAFLGVLDFAFSRALALFL, encoded by the coding sequence ATGGATTTCAAAGACAACCGAATGGTCAAGTATTTAATTGAAGCTAAGCAGGAATTAAAGAAAGTAACTTGGCCAACAAAAAAAGAAACAACCAAACACACTTTAATTGTAATTGGACTAAGTTTATTCGTAGCTGCATTCCTGGGTGTTTTGGACTTTGCATTTTCTAGAGCACTAGCACTCTTTTTATAA
- the nusG gene encoding transcription termination/antitermination protein NusG — protein sequence MAKQVRRGKRWYVIHTYSGYEENVSENLKQRIESMDMEDKIFNILIPTEKKIKIKNGKRKIITEKIFPGYVFVELLVTDDSWYVVRNTPNVTGFIGTGTIPTPISEKEMKELQKRMGVDEPKYTIDVSVDSPVKIIDGPFKNFEGKISAVDDERGKIKVLVSMFGRETPIELDYLQVTKI from the coding sequence ATGGCAAAACAAGTAAGACGTGGGAAACGTTGGTATGTCATTCATACTTACTCTGGTTACGAAGAAAATGTTTCTGAAAATTTAAAACAGAGAATTGAGTCAATGGACATGGAAGACAAAATTTTCAACATTCTAATTCCCACAGAGAAAAAAATAAAAATTAAAAACGGCAAAAGAAAAATTATCACTGAGAAGATTTTTCCTGGTTATGTATTTGTAGAACTTCTAGTGACTGATGACTCTTGGTACGTTGTAAGAAACACTCCAAACGTAACTGGTTTCATTGGAACAGGAACAATTCCTACACCTATTTCTGAGAAAGAAATGAAAGAGCTACAAAAACGAATGGGCGTGGACGAACCAAAATACACAATTGATGTTTCAGTCGACTCCCCTGTCAAAATCATTGACGGACCATTCAAGAACTTTGAAGGTAAAATTTCAGCGGTTGATGATGAAAGAGGAAAGATTAAAGTGTTAGTTAGTATGTTTGGGAGAGAAACTCCAATTGAATTGGACTATTTACAAGTAACGAAAATATAG
- the rplK gene encoding 50S ribosomal protein L11: MAKKELTKIKLQIQGGKATPAPPVGPALGQHGIAIQDFCSQFNEATKNQGGDIVPVVITVYEDRSFDFIMKTPPASELIKKAAGIKKGASNPLTDKAGKITKQQLREIAEKKLPDLNTNDVDQAAKIIAGTARQMGITVE; the protein is encoded by the coding sequence ATGGCAAAAAAAGAATTAACAAAGATCAAATTGCAAATTCAAGGTGGTAAAGCCACTCCGGCCCCACCAGTTGGACCAGCCCTTGGTCAACATGGTATTGCAATTCAGGATTTTTGTAGTCAATTTAATGAAGCGACCAAAAATCAAGGTGGAGACATTGTCCCAGTTGTTATTACAGTATACGAGGATCGCAGCTTTGATTTCATAATGAAAACCCCACCAGCTTCTGAGCTTATTAAAAAAGCTGCTGGAATAAAAAAAGGTGCGAGTAATCCATTAACAGATAAAGCTGGTAAAATTACGAAACAACAACTTCGAGAAATCGCTGAAAAAAAGTTACCAGATTTAAACACCAACGACGTAGATCAAGCTGCCAAGATTATTGCTGGAACAGCTAGACAAATGGGTATTACCGTTGAATAG
- a CDS encoding 50S ribosomal protein L1, with product MAQNTRLKKLYTSFDRDKLYTIEEALATVKNSATAKFDETIELHIRLGIDPKKGDQQVRSTVVLPHTFGEAKKVAAFVPTDREKEAKESGADKVYTEADVQALKKSGKIDFDIAVSVPEFMKNLAPLARILGPKGLMPSPKNDTITTNLKKTIAELKKGKIAFKNDDSANIHQAIGKVSTDDKALIENYRTFLEAVTKAKPETSKGTFVKGSTLCSSMGPGVKVTLE from the coding sequence ATGGCACAAAACACACGATTAAAAAAGCTTTATACCTCTTTTGATAGAGACAAGCTTTACACAATCGAAGAAGCGCTAGCAACTGTAAAAAATTCAGCTACTGCTAAATTCGATGAAACAATTGAATTACACATTAGATTGGGTATTGACCCAAAAAAGGGTGACCAACAAGTTCGTAGCACCGTTGTCTTACCTCACACTTTCGGTGAAGCAAAAAAAGTAGCTGCCTTTGTACCAACAGACAGAGAAAAAGAAGCCAAGGAATCTGGTGCTGACAAAGTTTATACTGAAGCTGATGTTCAAGCTTTGAAGAAATCAGGCAAAATCGATTTTGATATTGCTGTTTCTGTCCCAGAATTTATGAAGAACCTAGCGCCATTAGCTAGAATTCTTGGTCCAAAAGGTTTAATGCCATCACCAAAAAATGACACTATTACTACCAACCTAAAAAAAACTATTGCTGAATTAAAAAAAGGTAAAATCGCATTTAAAAATGATGATTCTGCTAATATTCACCAAGCAATTGGTAAGGTCAGTACAGACGACAAAGCTTTGATCGAAAATTACAGAACCTTCTTAGAAGCTGTAACCAAAGCTAAACCAGAAACATCCAAAGGCACTTTTGTCAAAGGTTCAACTTTGTGTTCAAGCATGGGCCCTGGCGTAAAAGTTACACTGGAATAA
- a CDS encoding thymidylate synthase: MATQYDEQFRAAVLKIMNEGFDEYNERTGHTCKVLPGVTFELDTGFPLLTLRKIPIKLFVAEQIWYIMGSRNPDDFVNKFTGIWKDFTEEDGTIPAAYGHRWRSAFGRDQLGLLVKHLQENPGSRHGVVITWDPREDGLGNPESKKNVPCPYTWTANIIGNKLHIHSVIRSNDMMLGCPHDVAGFYLLLCVVAAKLGVKPGKLTHTISNAHIYDIHFQHAWELVERNNDHPPLQFESQADHYDRAEAGDESLVQEIVDQLQKNYNPLGPIKGMKIVL; the protein is encoded by the coding sequence ATGGCTACTCAATATGATGAACAATTCCGAGCAGCGGTTCTCAAAATAATGAATGAAGGGTTTGATGAATACAATGAAAGAACCGGCCACACCTGTAAAGTTTTACCAGGTGTGACTTTTGAATTAGACACAGGGTTCCCTTTGCTAACCTTGAGAAAAATCCCAATAAAACTATTCGTGGCTGAGCAAATTTGGTATATTATGGGTAGTAGAAACCCCGATGACTTTGTTAATAAATTCACAGGAATTTGGAAAGATTTCACAGAAGAAGATGGCACCATTCCTGCAGCTTATGGTCACCGCTGGAGAAGCGCCTTTGGGAGAGATCAATTAGGCCTACTAGTTAAACATTTACAAGAAAATCCCGGCTCACGCCATGGAGTAGTCATTACCTGGGATCCACGTGAAGATGGTCTCGGTAATCCAGAATCAAAAAAGAACGTCCCCTGCCCTTACACTTGGACGGCTAACATTATAGGAAACAAACTACATATTCATTCTGTAATTAGATCAAACGACATGATGCTCGGCTGTCCACACGATGTGGCAGGTTTTTATTTATTACTTTGTGTCGTGGCTGCGAAACTTGGAGTTAAACCAGGAAAATTGACCCATACAATTTCCAATGCCCACATTTATGACATTCACTTTCAACATGCCTGGGAATTGGTGGAAAGAAATAATGATCACCCACCCCTTCAGTTTGAATCTCAAGCAGATCATTATGACCGAGCCGAAGCTGGTGATGAATCTTTGGTTCAAGAAATTGTAGACCAATTACAAAAAAATTATAATCCACTTGGTCCAATAAAAGGAATGAAGATAGTGTTATAA
- a CDS encoding dihydrofolate reductase produces MKNTLMMVITTDGFIAKNAGQPSIEWTSNADKELFVEKTKQAGVIIMGNSTYKTINRPLPGRLIKVLTRIPEQFTNIEGQIEYTNKQPQELLKELEDKGFTEAILAGGTQVNSLFLDQGLVDELLITIEPILFGGGLNLFKDLNLNIKLELLEYKDLGSNVINLKYKIIK; encoded by the coding sequence ATGAAAAACACCCTCATGATGGTAATCACAACAGACGGTTTTATTGCCAAAAATGCTGGCCAGCCGTCAATCGAATGGACGTCAAATGCGGACAAAGAACTTTTTGTTGAAAAAACTAAGCAAGCTGGCGTAATCATAATGGGCAATTCAACTTACAAAACTATCAACAGACCGTTACCCGGTCGATTAATTAAAGTTTTAACGCGAATTCCTGAGCAATTTACAAACATTGAAGGACAAATTGAATATACAAACAAACAACCACAAGAACTTCTAAAAGAACTTGAAGACAAAGGATTTACTGAAGCAATCCTGGCCGGCGGAACACAGGTCAATTCCCTATTTTTAGATCAAGGGTTAGTTGACGAATTGCTAATCACTATTGAACCAATTTTATTCGGTGGTGGATTAAATCTATTCAAGGATTTAAATTTGAACATTAAACTTGAACTTCTAGAATATAAGGATTTGGGAAGTAATGTAATTAATTTAAAATATAAAA